In Picosynechococcus sp. PCC 7002, the following are encoded in one genomic region:
- a CDS encoding CIA30 family protein, which translates to MAIWDFGRFMQTLIQFDVMPGSQLIKPWLGQENVAADNETFGGSAQMGKILVVGGDRPENQTLVQALSARGYQTHWTQDADESRNGAAMLILCADLAATTRDSLLTQVSQDPQWRSPQWELFNFRQATPALAQLWGAVDDVVMGGVSQSQLRLTPTGALFTGNVSTDNNGGFASVRTKSLANPWDLSKYAGFRLRVKGDGQRYKFIARCENRWDGIGYSYSFETTADQWLSVDIPFSELVPVFRAKSVPQMGQFQADRVYALQLMLSKFEYDGQLNPSFQPGLFQLAIEAIAVYGGEPFPQIIALSQTTAPQEALQETGLPYCLIHCPQGFTAENLQTVINVIGDRQAVNQIITCAASQ; encoded by the coding sequence ATGGCAATTTGGGATTTCGGTCGCTTTATGCAGACCCTCATTCAGTTCGATGTTATGCCGGGGAGTCAACTGATTAAGCCTTGGTTGGGTCAAGAAAACGTGGCAGCGGATAATGAAACATTTGGAGGCAGCGCCCAGATGGGAAAAATTTTAGTGGTGGGTGGCGATCGCCCAGAAAATCAAACCCTTGTGCAGGCCCTTTCGGCTCGCGGCTATCAAACCCATTGGACGCAAGATGCTGATGAATCTCGAAATGGGGCGGCCATGCTTATTCTTTGTGCTGATCTCGCCGCCACAACCAGAGACTCCCTCCTCACCCAGGTGAGTCAAGATCCCCAATGGCGATCGCCCCAGTGGGAACTGTTTAATTTTCGCCAAGCGACCCCTGCCCTCGCCCAACTGTGGGGGGCAGTAGACGACGTGGTGATGGGAGGTGTTAGCCAAAGTCAATTGCGGTTAACCCCGACTGGGGCGCTATTTACAGGTAATGTCTCCACCGATAACAATGGCGGTTTTGCGTCGGTACGCACCAAAAGTTTGGCAAATCCCTGGGATCTATCTAAATATGCGGGGTTCCGGCTCCGGGTAAAGGGCGATGGCCAACGCTACAAATTTATTGCCCGCTGCGAAAACCGTTGGGACGGCATTGGCTATAGTTATTCCTTTGAGACCACCGCAGATCAGTGGTTGAGCGTGGATATTCCGTTTAGCGAACTTGTGCCTGTTTTTCGGGCCAAATCCGTACCGCAAATGGGGCAATTTCAAGCTGACCGGGTCTATGCGTTGCAGTTGATGCTCAGTAAGTTTGAATATGATGGGCAACTCAATCCCAGCTTTCAGCCGGGGTTATTCCAACTAGCCATCGAGGCGATCGCCGTTTATGGTGGTGAACCTTTCCCCCAAATTATTGCCCTGAGTCAAACCACCGCCCCCCAGGAAGCGCTCCAGGAAACGGGGCTCCCCTATTGTCTAATCCATTGTCCCCAGGGTTTTACCGCAGAAAATTTGCAAACTGTGATCAATGTCATTGGCGATCGCCAAGCCGTTAACCAAATTATTACCTGTGCAGCGTCACAGTAA
- a CDS encoding cupin domain-containing protein: MTLTAAAVIEYLGLEPHLEGGYFRETYRSTLSMATERPGGDRQLLTSIYYLLSQSRPMDYLHRNQSPIMHYFHGGAAITYHTLSPEGQWQTTKLGFDLAAGEVPQLLVPGGYWKTAILEAGEFGLLGEAVAPGFDYQDLEVAQGSVLQELYPEHWPQLKDYIHPSH; encoded by the coding sequence ATGACTTTGACAGCGGCAGCCGTAATTGAATATTTGGGCCTAGAACCCCATCTGGAAGGGGGCTATTTTCGGGAAACTTACCGCTCAACACTCTCTATGGCCACCGAAAGACCGGGAGGCGATCGCCAATTGTTAACCTCGATTTACTATCTGCTCAGTCAATCGCGGCCCATGGACTATCTGCACCGCAACCAATCGCCGATCATGCATTATTTCCACGGCGGTGCGGCGATCACCTACCATACCCTTTCTCCGGAAGGCCAGTGGCAGACCACGAAGCTCGGCTTTGACTTAGCGGCGGGAGAAGTGCCCCAACTCCTGGTACCAGGGGGTTACTGGAAAACGGCCATTTTAGAAGCGGGCGAATTTGGTCTTTTGGGGGAAGCGGTGGCCCCAGGATTTGATTACCAAGATTTGGAAGTTGCCCAGGGGTCAGTGCTCCAAGAACTGTATCCGGAGCATTGGCCGCAACTCAAGGATTATATTCATCCGAGCCATTAA
- a CDS encoding response regulator, which produces MIPKILVIEDESDLRGSLVISLIVEGYAVTGVGNGALGVSLARRLTPDVIICDFRLPCLDGQEIFGQLRHDQSTEKIPFILISADALPEYSVPQPDSFLRKPFGRPELMAAVLQAIAKPLAS; this is translated from the coding sequence ATGATTCCGAAAATTTTAGTGATCGAAGACGAATCTGATCTACGAGGTAGCTTGGTGATTTCTTTAATCGTTGAAGGCTATGCAGTGACGGGCGTAGGAAATGGTGCCCTGGGGGTTAGTTTAGCGCGGCGACTAACACCAGACGTGATTATTTGTGACTTTCGCTTGCCCTGTCTCGATGGCCAAGAAATTTTTGGTCAATTGCGCCATGATCAATCCACCGAAAAAATTCCGTTTATTTTGATCAGTGCCGATGCCTTACCAGAATATTCTGTGCCACAGCCCGATTCTTTTCTCCGTAAACCCTTTGGTCGCCCCGAATTAATGGCCGCTGTACTGCAGGCGATCGCCAAGCCCCTAGCGTCCTGA
- a CDS encoding FtsW/RodA/SpoVE family cell cycle protein: MLANRDLLHHFLTYFTEVKHWALEARLLRWLTLLWLGLGLVTLFSASYPVAAVDYGDGWYYVKRQIVWAIAGLICAGAIARVPLKKIRLISFGGLIISFGLILLTIVGFGRGSEEWGASRWIGIAGFALQPSEFAKPFLVLEAANVFSRWRQLKIWHRAVWLSLFAGILLAILKQPNLSTTALCGMTIWFIALAAGIPWLLLGGAAGVGGLAALASISVNSYQRERLTFFLDPFRAARDEGYQLVQSLLAVSSGGGWGLGFGESQQKLFFLPIQHTDFIFAIFAEEFGLIGSLGLLGLLFAYASLGSYVAWRSPVLRHRLIAIGATFILIGQSLLNIGVATGALPTTGLPLPLFSYGGSSIISSLMLTGLLVRIARENGEATVISLAERRQQRQENPT, encoded by the coding sequence GTGTTGGCTAACAGAGATCTCCTCCACCATTTTTTGACGTATTTTACTGAGGTCAAGCATTGGGCCTTGGAGGCAAGGTTGTTGCGATGGTTGACTTTGTTGTGGCTTGGGCTTGGATTAGTCACCCTCTTTTCCGCCTCTTATCCGGTGGCAGCTGTTGATTATGGTGATGGTTGGTACTATGTCAAGCGGCAAATCGTTTGGGCGATCGCCGGTTTGATCTGTGCTGGGGCGATCGCCCGCGTCCCCCTGAAAAAAATTCGCCTGATTTCGTTTGGCGGCCTGATCATTTCCTTTGGATTGATCCTGCTGACGATTGTCGGTTTTGGTCGGGGCAGTGAAGAATGGGGCGCTTCCCGTTGGATTGGGATTGCCGGATTTGCCCTACAACCCTCGGAGTTTGCAAAGCCTTTTTTGGTCTTAGAAGCCGCTAATGTCTTTAGTCGTTGGCGTCAGTTAAAAATTTGGCACCGAGCTGTTTGGTTGAGCTTATTTGCTGGGATTTTATTGGCAATTTTGAAGCAACCCAACCTAAGTACCACCGCCCTTTGTGGTATGACGATCTGGTTTATTGCCTTGGCCGCAGGTATTCCTTGGCTATTGCTGGGGGGAGCCGCTGGTGTCGGGGGATTGGCGGCCTTAGCGAGTATTAGTGTTAATAGTTATCAACGGGAGCGATTGACGTTTTTCCTTGACCCTTTCCGCGCTGCACGGGATGAAGGTTATCAGTTGGTACAAAGTTTGCTGGCGGTTTCCTCCGGTGGTGGTTGGGGCTTAGGCTTTGGCGAATCCCAGCAAAAGTTATTCTTTCTGCCGATTCAACACACGGATTTTATTTTCGCGATTTTTGCAGAGGAATTTGGTTTAATTGGCTCTTTGGGACTATTGGGGTTACTCTTCGCCTATGCCTCTTTGGGGAGTTATGTGGCTTGGCGATCGCCTGTGCTCCGTCACCGACTGATTGCCATTGGGGCCACCTTTATTCTCATTGGTCAATCTTTGCTCAACATTGGCGTGGCAACGGGAGCTTTACCGACGACGGGTTTACCCTTGCCCCTCTTTAGCTATGGTGGCAGTTCAATTATTTCTAGTTTGATGCTGACGGGACTTTTGGTGCGGATCGCCAGGGAAAACGGCGAAGCAACAGTCATTTCCCTCGCAGAACGACGGCAGCAGCGACAAGAAAATCCAACATAA
- a CDS encoding inorganic diphosphatase, producing MDLSRIPAQPKAGLINVLIEIPGGSKNKYEFDKDMNAFALDRVLFSSVKYPYDYGFVPNTLADDGDPLDGMVIMDEPTFPGCVIAARPIGMLEMIDGGDRDEKILCVPAEDPRYNDIKSIKQISQHRLDEIAEFFASYKNLEKKEVEILGWKDIDAVAPIVEECVKAYK from the coding sequence GTGGATTTATCTCGGATTCCTGCCCAACCGAAAGCTGGTTTGATTAATGTTTTGATCGAAATCCCCGGCGGCAGCAAAAACAAGTATGAGTTCGATAAGGATATGAATGCCTTTGCCCTCGACCGGGTGCTCTTTTCTTCGGTGAAATATCCCTACGACTATGGCTTCGTGCCCAATACCCTCGCCGATGATGGCGATCCCCTCGATGGGATGGTGATTATGGACGAGCCGACCTTCCCTGGTTGTGTCATCGCTGCCCGCCCCATTGGGATGCTGGAAATGATCGACGGTGGCGATCGCGACGAAAAAATTCTCTGTGTTCCCGCTGAAGATCCCCGTTACAACGACATTAAATCCATCAAACAGATCTCCCAGCACCGCCTAGATGAAATTGCCGAATTCTTTGCCTCCTACAAGAACCTGGAGAAAAAAGAAGTGGAAATTTTAGGCTGGAAAGATATTGATGCCGTTGCGCCCATCGTGGAAGAGTGCGTCAAAGCTTACAAATAG
- the tatC gene encoding twin-arginine translocase subunit TatC encodes MTSTQSKMPPTESPDPMREIPDEAEMSFFDHLEELRWRIFYSLISVVVGWVGCFFFVKPIVQILEAPAAGVKFIQVAPGEFFFLSFKVAGYTGALLASPFILYQIIQFVLPGLTRGERRLLAPVVLGSGVLFFAGLAFAYVALIPAALNFFITYGADVVEAAWSIERYFELVLGLMFFTGLAFQVPVVQMILSWLGIVSSSLMLKGWRFVVLGAVVLGAVITPSTDPMTQSLLAGAVLGLYFGGIGIVKLSGR; translated from the coding sequence ATGACCTCGACCCAAAGTAAAATGCCCCCAACCGAGTCCCCAGATCCCATGCGGGAGATTCCCGATGAAGCAGAAATGTCCTTTTTCGATCACCTCGAAGAACTCCGCTGGCGCATTTTTTATTCGCTGATTTCCGTTGTTGTCGGTTGGGTCGGTTGTTTCTTTTTTGTCAAACCCATCGTCCAGATCTTAGAAGCGCCTGCTGCTGGGGTGAAATTCATCCAGGTGGCCCCCGGCGAATTTTTCTTTCTCTCGTTTAAGGTGGCGGGCTACACCGGCGCTTTACTGGCGAGTCCTTTTATCCTGTACCAAATTATTCAGTTTGTTTTGCCGGGGCTAACCAGGGGAGAACGGCGTCTCCTCGCTCCCGTTGTCTTGGGGTCTGGTGTGCTGTTTTTTGCGGGCTTGGCCTTTGCCTACGTTGCTTTGATTCCAGCGGCTCTGAATTTTTTCATTACCTATGGTGCTGATGTCGTAGAGGCGGCCTGGTCTATTGAACGGTATTTTGAGTTGGTGCTGGGTCTGATGTTTTTTACGGGGCTAGCGTTTCAGGTGCCTGTGGTGCAAATGATCTTGTCTTGGTTGGGGATTGTTTCTTCGAGCCTGATGCTCAAGGGTTGGCGCTTTGTCGTTCTGGGGGCAGTGGTGCTCGGCGCGGTGATTACGCCCTCGACAGATCCGATGACCCAATCACTCTTGGCTGGGGCCGTCCTGGGCTTATATTTTGGCGGCATTGGCATTGTGAAACTTTCAGGACGCTAG
- a CDS encoding EVE domain-containing protein, which yields MAYWLFQGNPRYHRVLDAIREQTEMPWLVTRYKNKIQVGDGVLIWMAGEAAGIYAIAEIISLPTVISPKDIQDLDYWTDPKRLRADKPRSQIRFIRKLLGQPLRKIELRFDGILRDLDVIHTPSSTNFKITPEQWLRVHQLKG from the coding sequence ATGGCATATTGGCTTTTTCAAGGGAACCCCCGCTATCATCGTGTACTTGATGCCATCCGTGAACAAACGGAAATGCCCTGGCTTGTGACCCGCTACAAAAACAAAATTCAAGTCGGTGATGGCGTTTTAATTTGGATGGCCGGTGAAGCTGCCGGCATTTATGCGATCGCCGAAATCATTAGTCTCCCCACAGTTATTTCCCCCAAAGACATTCAAGACCTCGACTATTGGACGGATCCCAAGCGACTCCGAGCCGATAAACCCCGCAGTCAGATCCGCTTTATTCGCAAGCTCCTCGGTCAACCCCTACGCAAGATAGAATTGCGATTTGATGGCATCCTGCGCGATCTTGATGTTATCCACACGCCCAGCAGTACCAATTTCAAAATCACCCCCGAACAATGGCTGCGGGTGCATCAACTGAAAGGGTGA
- a CDS encoding pentapeptide repeat-containing protein, with amino-acid sequence MTPQELIAKYALGETHFPEAQLDGANFWGADLIGINLQDADLHNAILIFAYLSRANLKQANFINANLSGANLNQANLTLAELHNADLHGAVLIGANLTNADLTLANLLDANLMGADLRGADLSGANLSGVCLREANLREEKRVYNSSLRGTILRKADLQGANLQGADLARGELSGANLKGVNFRRADLHEADLSGANLENAILTEANLIGANLVKANLKNAKFERALMEDADLRLANLTWANLPGARLNRAKLNKANLTNARLNRADLSRTNLSQAKLIDAEMIDTYLARANLMGADLTRANLIRAEISSTNLAGVILTGAMMPDGSEHR; translated from the coding sequence ATGACCCCCCAAGAACTCATTGCTAAATATGCGCTTGGAGAAACCCATTTCCCAGAAGCCCAACTCGATGGCGCGAACTTTTGGGGGGCAGATCTCATCGGCATTAATCTCCAGGATGCTGACCTCCACAACGCAATTTTGATTTTTGCCTATCTCAGCCGGGCCAATCTAAAACAAGCCAATTTCATTAATGCCAACCTCAGCGGCGCTAACCTCAACCAAGCCAATTTAACCTTGGCAGAACTTCATAACGCTGATCTCCATGGTGCTGTTTTAATTGGTGCTAACTTAACCAACGCCGACCTGACCCTGGCAAATTTACTCGATGCCAACCTGATGGGAGCAGATCTCCGGGGGGCAGACCTAAGCGGGGCGAATCTTTCTGGGGTCTGTTTGCGGGAAGCCAATCTTCGGGAAGAAAAGCGAGTTTATAATTCCAGTCTGCGGGGCACCATCCTCCGGAAAGCCGATCTACAGGGGGCGAACCTCCAAGGTGCCGACCTCGCCCGGGGCGAATTAAGTGGTGCCAACCTCAAGGGTGTTAATTTCCGACGGGCCGATCTCCATGAAGCCGATCTCAGTGGGGCCAACTTAGAAAACGCGATCTTGACCGAAGCGAATTTGATTGGGGCCAACCTTGTCAAAGCTAATCTCAAAAATGCGAAATTTGAGCGGGCGTTAATGGAGGATGCTGATCTTCGCCTAGCCAATCTTACCTGGGCTAATCTTCCCGGTGCCCGCCTCAATCGCGCCAAACTCAATAAAGCCAATTTGACCAATGCCCGTCTCAACCGTGCGGATCTCAGTCGCACCAACCTCTCCCAGGCCAAATTAATCGATGCTGAAATGATTGATACTTACCTTGCCCGCGCCAATCTGATGGGAGCAGATTTAACCCGGGCGAACCTGATCCGTGCTGAAATTAGCAGTACAAATCTTGCTGGGGTCATTCTGACTGGGGCGATGATGCCCGATGGCTCTGAACACCGCTAG
- a CDS encoding TetR/AcrR family transcriptional regulator yields the protein MFQQRSPKTGLAENCAADQPRDRILKAALQLFAQKGYEKTTTKELAAKAQVAEGTLFRHFSNKKTILVEVATLGWMDLLTDFLTEMSEMGSYKAIAQVMRHRMLNMHKNKNLLKVCFIETQAHPELQEKIQAEVIDKMTGIAEAFFESAMEKGIYRKMNPHIVAQVFLGMFAIAGFSDVTIADPHATPESLREMAEGIADIFLHGVLA from the coding sequence ATGTTTCAGCAGCGATCGCCAAAGACAGGATTAGCAGAGAACTGCGCGGCAGACCAGCCCCGGGACCGAATTTTAAAGGCGGCACTACAGTTATTCGCCCAAAAGGGATACGAAAAAACCACAACGAAGGAATTAGCCGCCAAGGCCCAGGTGGCAGAGGGAACTTTGTTTCGTCACTTTAGCAACAAAAAAACCATCCTCGTGGAAGTGGCAACCCTCGGCTGGATGGATCTCCTCACGGATTTTTTAACGGAAATGAGTGAGATGGGCAGCTACAAGGCGATCGCCCAGGTGATGCGCCACCGGATGCTGAATATGCACAAAAATAAAAATCTGCTCAAGGTTTGTTTCATCGAAACCCAGGCCCACCCAGAACTCCAGGAAAAAATCCAGGCAGAAGTGATCGATAAAATGACAGGCATTGCAGAGGCGTTTTTCGAGTCGGCCATGGAAAAAGGCATTTACCGGAAAATGAACCCCCACATTGTCGCCCAGGTCTTTTTGGGGATGTTTGCGATCGCCGGCTTTTCTGACGTGACCATCGCTGACCCCCACGCCACCCCAGAGTCACTCCGGGAAATGGCAGAAGGCATCGCCGACATTTTTCTCCATGGGGTCTTGGCTTAG
- a CDS encoding CPXCG motif-containing cysteine-rich protein translates to MENTANYFCAYCGEESITFVDLSGGFSQSYIEDCQVCCQPNRLFITVDEETLEVTIETDITY, encoded by the coding sequence ATGGAAAATACAGCAAACTATTTTTGTGCCTATTGCGGCGAAGAAAGCATTACTTTTGTGGATCTCAGTGGTGGTTTTTCCCAAAGTTATATCGAAGATTGCCAAGTCTGTTGTCAGCCGAACCGCCTGTTTATTACGGTCGATGAAGAGACCCTAGAAGTAACCATTGAAACTGACATTACCTATTGA
- a CDS encoding YnfA family protein — protein sequence MTSVIFKSLLYFVLAGLFEIGGGYLVWLWLREGKSLPVALLGWLLLMIYGVIPTLQPAHFGRVYAAYSGIFIVLSLLWGWRIDQVRPDNYDWLGCGLAIAGVLVMMYAPRS from the coding sequence ATGACCAGCGTTATTTTCAAATCTTTGCTGTATTTTGTGCTGGCGGGGCTGTTTGAAATTGGTGGCGGTTATCTCGTCTGGCTCTGGCTTAGGGAAGGAAAAAGTTTACCCGTCGCCCTTTTGGGCTGGCTACTGCTGATGATTTACGGCGTGATTCCGACCCTGCAACCGGCTCACTTTGGTCGGGTCTATGCGGCTTACAGCGGTATTTTTATTGTCTTGTCGTTGCTGTGGGGCTGGCGTATCGACCAAGTTCGTCCCGATAACTACGATTGGCTGGGCTGTGGTTTGGCGATCGCCGGGGTTTTGGTCATGATGTATGCTCCCCGCAGTTAA
- a CDS encoding ATP-binding protein translates to MVAPASNTISTRLLYPQIASLLIFQGVFADPVGQTFLALLESLYSDQAAQSSGSTASIQCLRRYGRWFQALAIADVSWQDWLVGRILQDDNPFSRQAQVKSLGEMSRSLQEAVRHDLTILHQVYSCEPETVRYWVTVATQVATTLTPWRRSPIKDSAFLHSHDAWPDSLEQLAGYYHRHGAGQFSQYGAFRWAEGSLQPVLDPEWLPLADIVGYPEPKTALIRNTEALLQGLPALNVLLYGSRGSGKSSLVKALLGAYYDQGLRLIEVDKTGLGDLPQIVEILRQQPQKFIIFVDDLSFEEDDEVFKSLKVVLEGSIRAKASNVVVYATSNRRHLVREFFEERPRPSQAEEIHHWDTVQEKLSFSDRFGLTLTFAPANQATYLEIVHHLAQRASLNLAPADLDFQAKQWATRHNGRSGRTARQFVDFLLAEQALNSSQ, encoded by the coding sequence ATGGTTGCTCCCGCTTCAAACACAATTTCCACCAGGCTACTTTATCCGCAAATTGCATCTTTACTGATTTTTCAGGGGGTGTTTGCGGATCCAGTTGGTCAGACCTTTTTGGCGTTGTTAGAAAGCTTATATTCAGATCAAGCAGCCCAATCCTCCGGGTCAACGGCCAGTATTCAGTGCTTGCGACGCTATGGGCGCTGGTTTCAAGCTTTGGCGATCGCCGATGTGAGTTGGCAAGATTGGCTTGTGGGGCGCATTCTCCAGGACGATAATCCCTTTAGTCGTCAGGCCCAGGTGAAATCCCTAGGGGAAATGAGCCGTTCCCTCCAGGAAGCGGTACGCCATGACCTGACGATTTTGCACCAAGTGTATTCGTGCGAACCCGAAACCGTCCGCTATTGGGTCACCGTTGCGACCCAGGTCGCCACAACCCTCACCCCTTGGCGGCGATCGCCCATCAAAGATTCTGCTTTTCTCCATTCCCACGACGCTTGGCCCGACTCCCTAGAGCAGTTGGCTGGTTATTACCATCGCCATGGCGCAGGCCAGTTTAGCCAATATGGTGCGTTCCGCTGGGCTGAAGGAAGTTTGCAACCCGTCCTTGATCCCGAATGGCTCCCCCTCGCCGATATTGTGGGCTACCCTGAGCCAAAAACTGCCTTAATCCGTAATACCGAAGCTTTACTTCAAGGTTTACCGGCGTTGAATGTGCTTTTGTACGGGAGTCGCGGTTCTGGTAAATCTTCCCTGGTAAAAGCCTTGTTAGGGGCCTACTATGACCAGGGCCTCAGACTAATTGAAGTGGACAAAACAGGTCTGGGAGATTTACCGCAAATTGTGGAGATCCTCCGGCAACAACCCCAAAAATTCATTATCTTCGTTGATGATCTGTCCTTTGAAGAGGATGATGAAGTGTTTAAGTCCCTCAAGGTGGTGCTCGAAGGCAGTATCCGGGCCAAGGCAAGTAATGTTGTGGTTTATGCCACTTCCAATCGCCGTCATCTGGTGCGGGAATTCTTTGAGGAACGGCCCCGACCCAGCCAAGCAGAAGAAATTCATCACTGGGATACGGTTCAAGAGAAATTATCCTTTAGCGATCGCTTTGGGTTGACCCTGACCTTTGCCCCAGCTAATCAGGCCACCTATTTAGAAATCGTCCACCATTTAGCCCAAAGAGCTAGTTTAAATTTGGCTCCGGCTGATCTGGATTTTCAAGCGAAGCAATGGGCCACTCGCCATAATGGTCGTTCCGGCCGGACAGCCCGCCAATTTGTTGATTTTTTGCTGGCAGAACAAGCCTTGAATTCGTCCCAATAG
- a CDS encoding Crp/Fnr family transcriptional regulator — protein sequence MDAAEKICHSFLRGQVIPRYSQDIWQVERGVLQLRSHTPEGAVTVLGWLQKGSFWGSFMTKLEGIEAIALVDSRLVRHSAKAVKQSPSLQQELLQQTLQRLRQAEYLLAIAGLKRIEDRLISLLLLLKDEMGKSEATITRLRYRFTHQHLADTIGTTRVTVTRLFKEFQQQGWLKIDGDRHILLLDNPQGDRLPLPRL from the coding sequence ATGGACGCTGCGGAAAAAATTTGCCATTCTTTCCTCCGGGGTCAGGTGATTCCCCGCTATTCTCAGGATATTTGGCAGGTGGAACGGGGCGTGTTGCAGCTCCGGAGCCACACCCCCGAAGGAGCAGTGACGGTGTTGGGTTGGCTCCAAAAAGGAAGTTTTTGGGGATCATTTATGACCAAACTCGAAGGGATTGAGGCGATCGCCCTTGTGGACAGTCGTCTGGTGCGCCACTCTGCCAAAGCCGTAAAACAGTCTCCCAGCCTTCAGCAGGAATTACTCCAACAAACCCTCCAGCGCCTCCGTCAAGCCGAATATCTCTTGGCGATCGCCGGTCTCAAACGCATTGAAGACCGCTTAATTTCTTTGCTGCTGCTCCTCAAGGACGAAATGGGCAAATCAGAAGCAACCATCACCCGACTCCGTTATCGTTTCACGCACCAGCACCTCGCCGATACCATTGGGACGACCCGCGTCACTGTCACCCGACTTTTTAAGGAATTTCAACAGCAAGGCTGGCTAAAAATTGATGGCGATCGCCACATTTTGTTATTAGATAATCCCCAAGGCGATCGCCTCCCCCTGCCTCGACTTTAG
- a CDS encoding 5-formyltetrahydrofolate cyclo-ligase, with translation MDMDQKTHLRQTFKQRRRSLFESTWQQANAAICQQLQDSLLWRNSTTVLGYLSHHREPCLQALLSAPKTWGLPRCVGDDLAWHHYQMGDRLIPGKFGIREPEATAPLIDLTTIDLVLVPALACSQTGDRLGYGAGFYDRFFATLPQPVTTVGIVFECCFVPTLPNDPWDVPLDYVCTEKRLIKIAQELSQ, from the coding sequence ATGGATATGGATCAAAAAACCCACTTACGACAAACCTTTAAACAACGGCGGCGATCGCTGTTTGAATCAACTTGGCAACAGGCCAATGCCGCCATCTGTCAGCAACTCCAGGACAGCCTGCTCTGGCGAAATTCCACAACAGTTTTGGGCTACCTATCCCACCACCGAGAGCCCTGTTTACAAGCCTTACTGAGTGCTCCTAAAACCTGGGGATTACCCCGCTGTGTCGGGGACGATCTCGCTTGGCACCATTACCAAATGGGCGATCGCCTGATACCGGGCAAATTTGGCATCCGCGAACCGGAAGCCACGGCTCCTTTAATCGATCTGACAACCATTGATCTAGTGCTAGTACCAGCCCTTGCCTGTAGTCAAACGGGCGATCGCCTCGGCTACGGCGCTGGATTTTATGATCGATTTTTTGCCACCCTACCCCAACCCGTCACCACAGTGGGTATTGTGTTTGAATGTTGCTTTGTGCCAACCCTGCCCAACGATCCCTGGGACGTGCCCTTAGACTATGTTTGTACAGAAAAACGACTGATTAAAATTGCCCAGGAGCTTTCCCAATGA